One stretch of Roseimicrobium sp. ORNL1 DNA includes these proteins:
- a CDS encoding ASCH domain-containing protein: MSGNVITHPAISVVAPAGDWIRAGKKTLEIRRWQPEELPLRNLVIVQNHIRLGSDGTTEDPAGMAVALVDVESVEAWREDEIEPACASYWEPGWLAWRLVNVRPIEPPLPCPARLRIYSVELPLRGDAFRVITME; encoded by the coding sequence ATGAGTGGCAATGTGATCACCCACCCCGCCATCTCCGTCGTCGCCCCTGCTGGTGACTGGATTCGTGCCGGCAAAAAGACGCTGGAGATTCGGCGCTGGCAGCCGGAGGAGCTTCCGCTGCGGAACCTGGTGATTGTGCAGAATCACATCCGGCTGGGTAGTGACGGAACCACGGAAGATCCCGCTGGCATGGCCGTCGCGCTGGTGGATGTGGAGTCCGTCGAGGCATGGCGTGAAGACGAGATCGAGCCTGCCTGCGCGAGCTACTGGGAGCCAGGCTGGCTGGCGTGGCGATTGGTAAATGTGCGCCCCATCGAGCCACCACTTCCCTGCCCTGCCCGCTTGAGGATTTATTCGGTGGAGCTGCCGTTGCGCGGCGATGCGTTCAGGGTTATCACCATGGAGTGA
- a CDS encoding HD domain-containing protein, which translates to MNVALPDRLSRQLGFIVESERLKSVLRRTSPIHATERRENSAEHSWTLALMAMVLAEHAEGNPDSCKVLRMLLIHDLVEIDAGDTFCYDLDANVTKAEREARAADVIFGMLPEEQSLEYRSLWEEFEAGISAEAKFANALDRLMPTLQNMHNEGGSWREHGVTSALALERSRPIGVGIPTLWAQVQTYLVEAEQQGWLTATPADSSPFPPS; encoded by the coding sequence GTGAATGTTGCTCTCCCCGACCGGCTCAGCCGCCAGCTTGGCTTCATTGTGGAGTCGGAACGGCTCAAATCCGTGCTGCGGCGGACGTCCCCCATCCACGCGACGGAGCGGAGGGAGAACTCCGCAGAGCATAGCTGGACCCTCGCGCTGATGGCGATGGTGCTGGCTGAGCATGCGGAGGGAAATCCTGACTCTTGCAAGGTGCTCCGCATGCTGCTGATTCACGACTTGGTGGAGATCGATGCGGGCGATACTTTCTGCTACGACCTTGATGCCAATGTCACGAAGGCAGAACGCGAGGCCCGGGCGGCGGACGTCATCTTTGGCATGCTGCCGGAGGAACAGTCGCTGGAATACCGAAGCCTGTGGGAGGAATTTGAGGCCGGTATTTCAGCGGAGGCCAAGTTCGCCAATGCCCTGGACCGGTTGATGCCCACGCTACAGAACATGCACAACGAAGGCGGGAGTTGGCGGGAGCATGGGGTGACCAGCGCACTGGCACTGGAGCGGAGTCGGCCCATCGGTGTCGGGATACCCACGCTCTGGGCGCAGGTGCAGACATATCTTGTGGAGGCAGAGCAGCAGGGGTGGCTGACGGCCACGCCAGCGGACAGCTCTCCCTTCCCTCCCTCATGA
- a CDS encoding shikimate kinase — protein sequence MKNASPTRIHITGASGAGCTTMGQALAGRLEWPLLDTDDYYWHATVPLFQQKREPAERNVMLKRDLAAHPQCVISGSVMRWDSDLDDAFDLVVFLHVPDEVRLPRLIARETERFGTPDAEFIAWAATYETADLTTRSLALHRQWLAERRCDILPITGNYTVEANVVRILNHLGKTSYLSPTPSPCPTCSST from the coding sequence ATGAAGAACGCCTCCCCCACCCGCATTCACATCACCGGTGCCTCGGGCGCGGGATGCACCACAATGGGGCAGGCGCTGGCCGGGCGGCTGGAGTGGCCGCTGCTGGATACGGATGACTACTACTGGCATGCGACGGTGCCGCTCTTCCAGCAGAAACGGGAGCCGGCGGAGCGCAATGTGATGCTGAAGCGAGACCTCGCCGCGCACCCGCAGTGCGTGATTTCCGGCTCGGTGATGCGCTGGGACTCGGACCTCGATGATGCTTTTGATCTGGTGGTCTTCCTCCATGTGCCGGATGAGGTGCGCCTGCCCCGGCTCATTGCGCGGGAGACGGAGCGCTTCGGCACGCCGGATGCGGAGTTCATCGCGTGGGCAGCAACGTACGAGACGGCAGATCTCACCACGCGTAGCCTGGCCTTGCACCGGCAGTGGCTGGCGGAGCGGAGGTGCGATATCCTGCCAATTACAGGCAACTACACCGTTGAGGCAAACGTGGTGCGAATACTCAATCACCTGGGAAAAACATCGTACTTGTCCCCGACCCCATCGCCATGCCCTACCTGCAGCTCGACGTAA
- a CDS encoding tautomerase, protein MPYLQLDVNGRHAVHNKRQLAQRLCETYARLMQVDIRRISVAIRESGEGSLWRVVDGEPVPVSVLMCDIRRGRTAEQRMEVAKALCHDCCEVLGLQEERLNVEFTQHTGDEMYHPTLGGFSPEWSEEEVGATVGQ, encoded by the coding sequence ATGCCCTACCTGCAGCTCGACGTAAACGGCCGCCACGCGGTGCACAACAAGCGCCAACTCGCCCAGCGCCTCTGTGAAACCTACGCCCGCCTCATGCAGGTGGACATCCGCCGCATCAGCGTGGCCATCCGCGAATCCGGCGAAGGCAGCCTCTGGCGCGTGGTGGATGGCGAGCCGGTGCCGGTGTCCGTGCTGATGTGCGACATCCGCCGTGGCCGCACCGCCGAGCAACGCATGGAAGTGGCCAAGGCCCTCTGCCACGACTGTTGCGAGGTCCTTGGCCTGCAGGAGGAGCGGCTGAATGTGGAGTTCACCCAGCACACCGGGGATGAGATGTATCACCCCACCTTGGGAGGATTCAGCCCGGAGTGGAGTGAGGAGGAGGTCGGTGCGACGGTGGGACAGTGA
- a CDS encoding GNAT family N-acetyltransferase, which produces MAHQIRQAHAGDATGIAHLISVLGYALQADEVPARLEAYANDASRVFVAVQDSGAIVGFLSFHASPLFHEPGALGRIMAMAIDSEHQRQGIGTALVQAAEEFARACGCLRIEVTSGDRREKDAHVFYGKLGYASDCRRFLKRLEEIQS; this is translated from the coding sequence ATGGCGCACCAGATTCGACAGGCACATGCCGGAGATGCAACAGGCATCGCGCATCTCATTTCAGTGCTCGGATATGCGTTGCAAGCCGACGAGGTTCCCGCACGGCTGGAAGCCTATGCCAACGACGCGAGCAGGGTGTTCGTGGCCGTGCAGGACTCAGGGGCGATCGTCGGCTTCCTGAGCTTCCACGCCAGTCCCCTCTTTCATGAGCCGGGCGCTCTGGGGCGCATCATGGCGATGGCCATCGACTCGGAACACCAGCGGCAGGGCATCGGCACGGCGCTGGTGCAGGCGGCGGAGGAGTTTGCCCGTGCGTGCGGCTGCCTACGCATCGAGGTGACCAGTGGCGACCGCCGGGAGAAAGATGCGCATGTTTTTTATGGAAAGCTGGGCTATGCCTCGGATTGCCGCCGCTTCCTGAAGAGACTAGAGGAAATCCAATCATGA